In Anopheles arabiensis isolate DONGOLA chromosome 2, AaraD3, whole genome shotgun sequence, the genomic window GATGAAATTTGAACTTCACCTTTTTGATCAACTTTTTAAACAGATCGGCCTGCTCGTCTGTGACTTCCGGGGCGGTGGCTGACTCCTCCAGGAAGGGAAGCTTTCTGATGTCACCTAAAGTAGAGTGATCAAAATTCAATGTACAGAAAGAGAACTTTCTGCTCTAACATACCAGCGAAAGGAATAAAATCAACGCGGAAGCCACAATGTCGATCCGCTTCGCCCAGCGGATCATGCGCCAATTCCGTTTGCGGCACCAGCGCTACCAATCTGCACAGAATAGTTGTTTAGTTGTTTAATTAATAGTTGTTTAGTGTTTAGCGTCTTCTATAAAAATAGCCCCACCAAAAAAACTTTACTCACTTCGATGGTTGCTTTCGCCGCATTGTCAACATGCAGATGGCGACCTGGTTCTTCTCGAGACACTTTTCGTACAGCGCACGGTACAGCGTAGTCGAGCCGTTGATGTAGCTTTCATTGGGATACAGGAACAAGCTGCTGCGAAGATGATTGGTCATATTGATTACCGATGCCGGTTTGAATCCCAGCAGCCGTATTCCTGGCGGCAGCAGCTGTTTCATTTGTGCCACCTCTTCCGGCTTGAACGATACCTTCTCGCCACCGATAGCGATCGATTTTCTGAGGAGAAAACAAATGGGATGATTTGTTTCCATCAGTTCAAACTCTAAACTAACTGCACATTTCATAAAAACCTTTGTTCGCCGGGCAAGAGTACTTTTGTGTCTTCCTCCTCGCGCTCATCGGAAAAGGTACTGGACACGTGTACCCGTTTGGATACGATCACCTCGTTGGTTGTCCTTAACATTCGTACTTTCTTGGGGTAACGGGGACGCCTAAAAAGGGGGTTTGAATCATCATTGTTATATCCCTTTCTTTAAGCTCACTAAACATAAATCTCACCTTCTCAATGAGTAAACATTCACCGCCAGTGATACATCGTCCGAAAGATGCCACTTAATCCCCGCTATCGAGCGCTTTTTATAGCTTCGCACAAACAGCCGATGAAGCAGCCGTTCCTTCGACTGCTCGTACACCGGACACTCGAACTCGTCCAGCTCCTCCTCCAGCACGGTGCACAGGAACTCTTTGTAAAACTTGCCGCACTCGAAGCTACCGCTCATCGGCACCAGCTCGACAAAGATTTCCTTCTGCTGCAAATCTCGCGCCTTCACCAGCGCCtgctgatactcgctgctgctactgtcgTGCGGTTGATCGTTGCTCGTAAACAGCACGATCGTAGACTGCGCCAGCTTGTAGCCGCAGTGCGAAAACATGCGCGAGCAGAGCCACAGCACATTGGACAGGCTGGTGCCTTGCGCGTGGCCATACTTCGCGTCGAAGCCAAACAAGTCGTCCGACTCGCGCATTCCCCGTACTTTGCGTATCATCTCCACGGAGGTTGCGCCGAGCGGGAGATAGATGGCACATTGTCGCGGCGCAACCAAACCCGGCTGCAGTTCCTCCTCCGTTTCGGGTGCGGGATTATGTTTGGTGTTGTAGAACACGACTCCAACCTGAAAGTGGGAACGGGTTAGTATAAAGGTACGCTTTTAGCAAGAACCATATTCTCACCAAATCCGTCTCATTGGTAACCACTTTGTTGCGCATCATGGCCTCGATTATGTGCAGCACTTCCACGAACCGAGATTCCGATTCACCACCCTCCCGCTCGAACATGTAGCTGGCACAGTCCACCGTCAATATTAGCCCCGAACGGCCGGCAAAAACGTCATCTTGCTCATCTTCCTCCTCGTCGGAATGGTTAGCACGCCAATCGGAGCTCATTTTGAGCGCAAAATAGAACCTTATTCACTAAAC contains:
- the LOC120898859 gene encoding X-ray repair cross-complementing protein 6; translation: MSSDWRANHSDEEEDEQDDVFAGRSGLILTVDCASYMFEREGGESESRFVEVLHIIEAMMRNKVVTNETDLVGVVFYNTKHNPAPETEEELQPGLVAPRQCAIYLPLGATSVEMIRKVRGMRESDDLFGFDAKYGHAQGTSLSNVLWLCSRMFSHCGYKLAQSTIVLFTSNDQPHDSSSSEYQQALVKARDLQQKEIFVELVPMSGSFECGKFYKEFLCTVLEEELDEFECPVYEQSKERLLHRLFVRSYKKRSIAGIKWHLSDDVSLAVNVYSLRRRPRYPKKVRMLRTTNEVIVSKRVHVSSTFSDEREEEDTKVLLPGEQRKSIAIGGEKVSFKPEEVAQMKQLLPPGIRLLGFKPASVINMTNHLRSSLFLYPNESYINGSTTLYRALYEKCLEKNQVAICMLTMRRKQPSKLVALVPQTELAHDPLGEADRHCGFRVDFIPFAGDIRKLPFLEESATAPEVTDEQADLFKKLIKKVKFKFHPTHFEDPSSQNLFINIESLVFDVEDAELFDSTRPDCDRIDTKLEPILTDMERLFGEDVEEAPKRRRNEGTDHDGEPRTKGPRVAPVNDEELVNLLKQGKVGSLTIPVLKDYLQRQGVRGISQLTKSGLVDQILAMQAD